In Bacteroidota bacterium, a single window of DNA contains:
- a CDS encoding T9SS type A sorting domain-containing protein, whose product MFASTLYTWNGSVNSLWTEPLNWTPNGIPDSTDMISISGSVNPLLMDGDRKIASLTCNNSSNIDLSGFVLSLSGNFISNAGSLIELNGGVIIISGNANFNGGIVSDSDSSGFVMTTGSSCVFGNSSGGPTMNAMVNVNAGNVTLRSTTFNRGVIISKRGSGNDNSFGGNTYNGITEIINNGTGNLVLSNNVRDVFNQIVTFSNNGSAGIYPGYNDATGTLFNDSVYVNCSAGAGIYFSAGSGNSILAESKRINIGLNRFSAGTLSLRHFTTSTSIDQNLLLTGTAIASFGPATTFGNELKVEAPGILLNGAVFSSKASLTKTGTGNNSGAGGNIFNDSTQIINSGTGFLLSGNTLPDNFNAALSISNPGTGDIYLAHNSAGNIFNNVVTISNSGSGSTNRVFICEGSAAATATFNNDLNLFNTSSGNGAIIRFNLRGRSLFKGDLYINSSVGALSSGVSFGGSGYAGSAELDSLHTIHFGPDGFSGGTLSLVNFYKPGTDSLQLETSGSSGITLGPGTTIGGSFKSTSSAITLNGCNFYGLTNIIKTGSSNDLGSGRNIFYRNTEIINNGAGSFTMANTNPDTFYSDVSFINSGTGTLQLAQNAAGNLFNGKVTLDNNGSGANNRMFICEGNANASAIFNDTVFVNNISTASSAYIRFNLRGTTLFNEEVILSSTGGTGGGSNGVYFGWPGYTGSSTLAAGKHLSLGNSGYTRGVLSLIRFNKLGVESDSLLMGSGSALVLGPNLIWNGDLSVTTGGVNLNGGIFSGDVYIIKTGTLSETGTGGNTFGGQFSLINRGTGNLVLGNTSPDIFSGDAIFTNAGTSYMQIANGSAGNIFNGTVTLNNSGSGSDNRILLAEGSALASIVFNNDVFVNNVSTATVGIIRFNLRGTSAFKGNIELNNTAGAGTGSCGIFFGLAGYTGSANQDAGKNIRIGSSGFASGSLHLVRFTQNGNEPDSLVLSPNSVLTLGPLSRLGGNVYSTSGSLNLNGCTFDGTADLKKTGTTNDNGTGGNTFSGNSVITNSGTGYLLLGNSLPDIFSSDLNLNNNGTSYIYIGHNSAGNQFNGSTVFNNSGTGTDTRIMIGEGNAAATNTFSGDVVVNNVSTSTDGFVRFNLRGTTTFSGNVFVNSTLGTGLNNGVAFGWPGYSGTASIASDKTITIGSTGFSKGTLLFQNFTQHGSIPHSFNLSGTGIITFGSNSTFNGKVNAVSPDIYLNGTTFNDTVNFEKTGNNNISCNGGNVFGGNSSLVNSGSGNWVFSNITKDIYNGDLTLKNISTGSIYSAHNDASGTRYNGNLTIENLSSGTIRFGQGTGTSILADGKVISIGASGFTNGILYLRNFSQVGNQAQNLIIPSGSTTIYLQTGSVFNGTLNVNSPQLYLNGSVFNDTASFTKNGSVNNYCIGGNTFQGITSIRTTGTGNFYLANTSPDNFNSNVNFNQDSSGILFPAYNGMNNFRGDISTVGSDTLITFAAGSGTVNFAGFNSQNIYGDSIRAPRIRRMSMNNSSTGLTLNVRINIYGSLALVNGVVHTSNSALLILENGISSISSVSDQSFVNGPVRKIGNQAFTFPVGKNNRYRPIGISAPGSASDQYTAEYFYSDPHTLYNTNNKDLSLTNVSRCEYWSLIKSGGAANPFVAGSWNTNSCGVSSVADLRVVRWDAVMSKWRDMGSSSTSGTVTVGSVLASLNSSVYGIYSIGSTTTSNVLPIELTDFDAQLQNDIVHVHWETMSEVNNDYFTIERSSDGTSFSKIGIVQGSGNTTVKQSYSFDDISPLSDVSYYRLIQTDYDGKYEIFDPVTVKNSKSGSGFRVMAIVPNPFIDNLKVQFNVDTDINLSFELYSLSGNLITNREIPASSGNSEVEFDQVADLPQGIYILKISGNGKILHSERVIKN is encoded by the coding sequence ATGTTTGCAAGCACTTTGTATACATGGAATGGGTCTGTCAATTCTTTATGGACTGAACCGTTAAATTGGACACCAAATGGTATTCCGGATTCTACAGATATGATTTCTATTTCCGGAAGTGTAAATCCATTGTTGATGGATGGCGACAGGAAAATTGCAAGCCTCACATGTAATAATTCATCTAACATTGATCTGAGTGGATTTGTCTTAAGTCTATCAGGTAATTTTATTTCTAACGCCGGTTCACTCATTGAATTAAATGGAGGTGTAATTATTATTTCAGGTAATGCTAATTTTAATGGTGGAATAGTTTCCGATTCTGATTCATCAGGATTTGTTATGACAACAGGTTCAAGCTGTGTTTTTGGTAATTCAAGCGGCGGTCCAACCATGAATGCTATGGTAAATGTGAATGCAGGAAATGTTACTCTGCGTTCTACAACATTTAACAGAGGTGTTATTATTTCCAAACGTGGTTCGGGAAATGACAATTCGTTTGGTGGAAATACATATAACGGTATAACTGAAATTATAAATAATGGAACAGGCAATTTAGTTTTATCAAATAATGTCCGTGATGTTTTTAATCAGATTGTAACATTCAGTAATAACGGTAGTGCAGGAATTTATCCCGGGTACAATGATGCAACCGGTACTTTATTCAATGATAGCGTTTATGTAAATTGTTCTGCAGGTGCGGGAATTTATTTTAGCGCCGGTTCAGGGAATTCGATTTTAGCAGAGAGTAAGCGAATAAATATCGGTTTGAACAGATTTTCTGCAGGGACACTTTCACTCAGACATTTTACTACATCGACTTCAATAGATCAAAATCTTTTATTAACCGGAACTGCAATTGCTTCATTTGGACCGGCAACTACATTCGGAAATGAATTAAAAGTTGAAGCTCCGGGAATTTTACTGAATGGTGCAGTGTTTAGCTCAAAAGCATCTCTTACAAAAACAGGGACAGGTAATAATTCCGGCGCAGGTGGAAATATTTTTAATGATTCAACACAAATTATTAATTCAGGTACGGGATTTCTTTTATCCGGGAATACACTGCCTGATAATTTTAATGCTGCGCTTTCTATTTCTAACCCAGGGACCGGTGATATATACCTTGCACACAATTCAGCAGGTAATATATTTAATAATGTTGTTACGATCAGTAATTCAGGAAGCGGTTCAACTAACAGAGTATTTATTTGTGAAGGTAGCGCTGCTGCAACTGCCACCTTTAACAATGATCTGAATCTATTCAATACAAGTTCGGGAAACGGTGCAATAATTCGATTCAATTTACGTGGACGGTCTTTATTCAAAGGTGATCTTTATATTAATAGTTCTGTTGGTGCCTTGTCAAGCGGAGTATCATTTGGCGGTTCCGGATATGCGGGTTCAGCTGAACTGGATTCTTTACATACAATTCATTTTGGACCGGATGGTTTTTCTGGCGGTACGTTATCGCTTGTAAATTTTTATAAGCCGGGGACCGATAGTTTACAACTTGAAACTAGCGGCAGTTCAGGAATTACCTTAGGTCCAGGAACAACAATTGGTGGTTCATTCAAATCGACTTCTTCTGCAATTACCTTAAATGGATGTAATTTTTATGGTCTTACTAATATTATAAAGACAGGAAGTTCAAATGATCTTGGATCAGGAAGAAATATTTTTTACCGGAACACAGAAATCATTAACAATGGTGCCGGAAGTTTTACAATGGCAAACACAAACCCCGATACTTTTTACAGCGATGTAAGTTTCATTAATTCAGGAACAGGTACTTTACAATTAGCACAAAATGCTGCGGGAAATTTATTCAATGGAAAGGTGACACTGGATAATAATGGTTCAGGAGCAAATAACAGGATGTTCATCTGTGAAGGCAATGCTAACGCTTCTGCAATATTCAATGATACCGTTTTTGTAAATAATATTTCAACGGCATCATCTGCATATATCAGATTTAATCTTAGAGGTACAACACTCTTTAATGAGGAAGTCATTCTTTCAAGTACAGGCGGAACCGGTGGTGGAAGTAATGGAGTTTATTTTGGATGGCCCGGTTATACAGGTTCTTCAACTCTTGCAGCAGGCAAACATTTGTCTTTGGGAAATTCAGGTTATACAAGAGGAGTTTTAAGTTTAATTCGTTTTAATAAACTCGGTGTGGAGAGTGACAGTCTTCTGATGGGGAGTGGTTCTGCTTTAGTGTTAGGTCCGAACCTGATCTGGAATGGTGATTTGTCAGTCACTACTGGTGGTGTAAATCTGAATGGAGGAATATTTTCAGGTGATGTTTACATTATTAAAACGGGAACGCTTTCTGAAACGGGTACAGGAGGAAATACATTTGGTGGTCAGTTTTCTCTTATCAATAGAGGTACAGGAAATCTTGTACTTGGAAATACTTCACCGGATATTTTTTCGGGTGATGCAATTTTTACTAATGCCGGAACTTCATACATGCAAATTGCCAATGGTTCGGCAGGAAATATTTTCAATGGAACAGTTACATTGAATAATTCGGGAAGTGGTTCAGATAATAGAATACTCCTTGCAGAAGGCAGTGCCCTGGCAAGTATTGTATTTAATAATGATGTTTTTGTAAACAATGTTTCAACTGCAACAGTGGGAATAATCCGTTTCAACTTACGCGGGACGTCTGCATTTAAAGGAAATATTGAGTTGAATAACACTGCAGGTGCTGGAACCGGTAGTTGCGGGATCTTTTTCGGACTTGCAGGATATACCGGATCAGCAAATCAGGATGCGGGTAAAAATATCAGAATCGGAAGTTCAGGTTTTGCAAGTGGTAGTTTACATCTCGTTCGATTTACACAAAATGGAAATGAACCGGATTCACTTGTGTTAAGTCCTAACAGCGTACTTACGCTTGGACCGCTCAGCAGGCTAGGAGGCAATGTTTATTCGACTTCAGGATCTCTGAATTTGAATGGATGTACTTTCGATGGGACTGCTGATCTAAAAAAAACAGGAACTACCAATGATAATGGAACAGGAGGAAATACTTTTTCCGGAAATTCTGTCATTACAAATTCCGGAACAGGTTATTTATTACTTGGCAATTCTCTGCCTGATATATTTTCATCTGATCTCAATCTGAATAATAATGGAACAAGTTATATTTACATTGGACATAATTCAGCAGGCAATCAATTTAATGGTTCTACAGTGTTCAATAATTCAGGCACAGGTACTGATACCAGAATAATGATAGGTGAAGGTAATGCTGCTGCAACAAATACTTTTTCCGGCGACGTTGTTGTGAATAATGTGTCTACGTCAACGGATGGTTTTGTGCGGTTTAACCTGAGAGGAACAACTACGTTTTCAGGTAATGTTTTTGTAAATTCTACCCTTGGAACCGGATTGAATAACGGAGTTGCTTTTGGATGGCCCGGCTATAGTGGTACTGCTTCGATTGCGTCTGATAAAACAATAACGATAGGCTCGACTGGATTTTCAAAGGGAACTTTGTTGTTTCAGAATTTCACGCAACATGGTTCAATTCCGCACTCATTTAATCTTTCAGGAACGGGTATAATCACATTTGGAAGTAATTCAACATTTAATGGTAAGGTGAATGCAGTATCTCCTGACATTTATTTAAACGGTACTACTTTTAATGACACTGTAAATTTTGAGAAGACCGGAAATAACAATATCAGTTGTAATGGTGGAAATGTATTTGGAGGAAATTCGTCTTTAGTAAATTCCGGTAGCGGAAATTGGGTCTTTTCAAATATTACGAAGGATATATATAACGGCGATCTGACTCTGAAAAATATTTCAACCGGATCAATTTATTCCGCACATAATGATGCAAGCGGAACCCGTTACAATGGAAACTTAACAATAGAAAATTTATCATCCGGTACAATCAGGTTTGGACAAGGTACCGGGACATCTATTCTTGCTGATGGGAAAGTGATTTCCATTGGTGCATCGGGTTTTACCAATGGAATTTTGTATTTGAGAAATTTTTCGCAAGTTGGAAATCAGGCTCAGAATCTTATTATTCCTTCCGGTAGTACAACCATTTATCTTCAAACAGGATCGGTATTTAACGGCACATTGAATGTGAATTCACCGCAGCTATATTTAAATGGATCTGTGTTTAATGACACAGCTTCATTTACAAAAAACGGATCCGTCAATAATTATTGTATTGGTGGCAATACTTTTCAGGGAATTACATCTATCAGGACAACTGGTACAGGTAATTTTTATCTGGCAAACACATCACCCGATAATTTTAATTCTAATGTCAATTTCAATCAGGATAGTAGCGGAATTCTTTTCCCGGCATATAATGGAATGAACAATTTCAGAGGCGATATCTCAACTGTCGGTTCTGATACTCTCATTACCTTTGCTGCTGGTTCGGGAACTGTAAATTTCGCAGGGTTTAATTCTCAGAATATTTATGGAGATTCAATTCGTGCACCACGCATTCGCAGAATGAGTATGAACAATTCTTCAACCGGGTTAACATTGAATGTCCGGATTAATATTTATGGCTCATTAGCGCTGGTAAATGGAGTTGTTCATACTTCAAATTCCGCATTATTAATTCTGGAGAATGGAATCTCTTCAATCAGTTCTGTTTCTGATCAGAGTTTTGTTAATGGTCCGGTACGAAAAATCGGTAATCAGGCTTTTACTTTTCCTGTTGGAAAAAATAATCGATACAGGCCTATAGGAATCAGTGCACCCGGATCGGCTTCTGATCAGTATACAGCAGAATATTTCTATTCTGATCCTCATACTCTTTATAACACTAACAATAAAGATTTATCTCTGACAAATGTTTCCAGATGTGAATACTGGTCCTTGATTAAATCCGGTGGTGCAGCAAATCCATTTGTGGCTGGTAGCTGGAATACAAATAGCTGTGGAGTCAGCTCCGTTGCTGATCTAAGGGTTGTACGATGGGATGCTGTGATGTCGAAGTGGCGTGATATGGGAAGTTCTTCTACTTCAGGAACTGTAACTGTCGGCTCTGTTTTGGCCTCCTTAAATTCGTCGGTCTATGGGATTTATTCTATTGGATCAACAACCACTTCGAATGTTCTTCCTATTGAACTCACAGATTTTGATGCTCAATTGCAAAATGATATTGTTCATGTTCACTGGGAAACAATGAGTGAGGTAAACAACGATTACTTTACTATTGAAAGAAGTTCGGATGGAACTTCGTTTTCAAAAATTGGAATTGTTCAGGGAAGTGGTAATACAACTGTGAAACAATCCTATTCATTTGATGATATTAGTCCTTTATCAGATGTATCTTACTATCGTTTAATTCAAACTGACTATGATGGGAAGTATGAAATTTTTGATCCTGTAACTGTTAAAAATTCAAAGTCGGGTAGTGGATTCAGGGTAATGGCAATTGTTCCGAATCCATTCATAGATAATTTGAAAGTTCAGTTCAATGTCGATACCGATATCAATCTGAGTTTTGAATTGTACAGTTTGTCGGGAAATCTTATAACTAACCGGGAAATTCCGGCTTCTTCAGGAAATTCAGAAGTCGAATTTGATCAGGTCGCAGATCTTCCTCAAGGGATCTATATTTTAAAAATTTCAGGCAATGGTAAGATTTTACACTCTGAAAGGGTAATAAAGAACTAA
- a CDS encoding outer membrane beta-barrel protein — protein MKTSFLICIFCFLQLIVSAQNSQISGRVLDENNSPVPYVSVLLKNLTDSILLKGELTNESGEFVFQNLTAGSFFIVIKSPGYLPFESESIVLSGVNKNDAGNIILKNSVKDLKAVTIDAERPFIEREADKLVVNVENSIINTGSSVLEVFEKLPGVLVDQDGNIRIRGKQGVIVVIDGKPSALSGQDLLNMLRGMSSSNVQKIEIITNPSAKWDASGSSGVLNIIMKKNKLNGYNGSLSFNYGQGRYPKITPSLSLNYKKDKLNLFFNYSYSDRKGFNNLLINRKFYTDGMLNETFLTNNYILMKFSTHNPRIGLDYSISKKTTVSFLVSGLNNIFKSETDNHTNIFDSANTIVSNLQFSQQSEFESKNYEINSQINHNIDTLGQNLIINLDFGSYNNNSIQNFSTLRTDFTSNTSEIIRLYSDQKGELELYSAKVDYSKPLKNDFNLEAGIKSSLVKSDKDMKFFNQGNNSELFDSSRSSHFIYDENINAAYLSIKRKFKSLIVQVGLRAEQTLATGIQKLNNVSFDRDYFQIFPTVYLDYTTGKHNINMNLGRRINRPAYEQMNPFKRLIDFTTYSEGNPYLSPELTYVSELSYSYDNTYFVVFNYNRTTDNITDVLIQDAASRTTIQSVVNLYEVNYFGIDLTYSKRISKLWKTNINFQGFDFNFAGTVNNFTIDQGEPTFAFNCDNSLTITQNTSAELGIRFNYKNLYGVTLMRNSWNLSAGVKQFVFQKRGSITLNVTDAFWKSYPSGLTQFGDVTEDWTSIRDTRVVNLGITYNFGKGKTGRMRRNTGADEEKQRI, from the coding sequence ATGAAAACCAGTTTCCTAATTTGCATCTTTTGCTTTCTGCAATTGATAGTTTCTGCTCAGAATAGCCAGATCTCCGGGAGAGTGTTAGACGAAAATAATTCACCGGTTCCATATGTTTCTGTTCTACTAAAGAATCTGACGGATTCAATCTTATTGAAAGGTGAATTAACAAATGAATCAGGTGAATTTGTTTTTCAAAATCTGACTGCGGGATCTTTTTTTATTGTTATAAAAAGCCCCGGATATTTGCCCTTTGAAAGTGAATCTATTGTGTTGTCAGGAGTAAATAAGAATGACGCAGGAAATATTATTCTGAAAAATTCTGTAAAAGATTTAAAAGCTGTAACTATAGATGCAGAGCGACCATTCATTGAGCGGGAAGCGGATAAGCTTGTTGTAAATGTTGAAAACAGTATCATTAATACAGGCTCAAGTGTGCTGGAAGTTTTTGAAAAATTACCTGGTGTATTAGTTGATCAGGATGGGAATATCAGAATCAGAGGTAAGCAAGGTGTAATTGTAGTTATTGATGGAAAACCTTCTGCTTTATCAGGGCAAGACCTTTTGAATATGTTGAGAGGCATGTCATCGTCAAATGTTCAGAAGATAGAAATCATAACCAATCCATCAGCAAAGTGGGATGCATCGGGCAGTTCGGGTGTGCTGAATATTATTATGAAGAAGAATAAACTTAATGGTTACAATGGAAGTCTTTCTTTCAATTATGGCCAAGGCAGATACCCTAAAATAACACCTTCGCTTTCCCTGAATTATAAAAAAGATAAACTGAATCTGTTTTTTAATTATAGTTATTCTGACAGAAAAGGATTCAATAATCTGTTGATTAACCGAAAATTTTATACTGACGGAATGCTTAATGAAACCTTTTTGACAAATAACTATATCCTGATGAAGTTTTCAACTCATAATCCGAGGATCGGACTAGATTATTCCATTTCGAAAAAGACAACGGTTTCATTTCTTGTTAGTGGACTCAATAATATTTTTAAATCGGAAACAGACAATCATACCAATATTTTTGATTCTGCCAATACTATCGTTAGTAATCTTCAATTCTCACAGCAATCTGAATTTGAAAGTAAGAACTATGAAATTAATAGTCAGATAAATCATAACATAGATACACTTGGCCAGAATTTAATTATTAATCTGGATTTTGGATCTTACAATAATAATTCTATTCAGAACTTCTCAACTTTAAGAACAGATTTTACAAGTAATACGAGTGAAATAATCAGATTATACAGTGATCAGAAAGGAGAACTGGAATTGTATTCTGCAAAAGTCGATTATTCGAAACCTTTGAAAAATGATTTTAATCTGGAAGCCGGGATAAAAAGCAGTCTTGTTAAATCTGACAAGGATATGAAATTCTTTAATCAGGGAAATAATTCTGAATTATTTGATTCATCGAGGAGTAGTCATTTTATTTATGATGAAAATATTAATGCTGCTTATTTAAGTATTAAACGAAAATTCAAATCATTGATCGTGCAAGTTGGTTTAAGAGCAGAACAAACTCTGGCAACAGGAATTCAAAAATTGAACAATGTTTCTTTTGACAGAGATTACTTTCAGATTTTCCCAACTGTATATCTAGATTATACAACAGGTAAGCATAACATTAATATGAATTTAGGCAGAAGAATTAACCGACCGGCATATGAACAAATGAATCCTTTCAAACGACTTATAGATTTCACTACCTATTCTGAAGGGAATCCTTACTTATCACCTGAACTGACGTATGTAAGTGAATTGTCTTACTCATATGATAATACTTATTTTGTAGTTTTTAATTACAACCGTACAACGGATAATATTACTGATGTCCTCATACAGGATGCAGCCAGCAGAACAACAATACAATCTGTTGTTAACTTATATGAGGTCAATTATTTTGGAATTGATTTGACATATTCAAAACGAATTTCAAAATTATGGAAAACAAATATTAATTTCCAGGGCTTTGATTTTAATTTTGCGGGAACAGTGAATAATTTTACGATTGACCAGGGTGAACCAACCTTCGCTTTTAATTGTGATAATTCTCTGACCATTACACAAAATACTTCTGCTGAATTAGGAATCAGGTTCAATTATAAAAATTTGTATGGTGTTACATTGATGCGTAATAGCTGGAATTTATCTGCCGGTGTTAAGCAATTTGTATTTCAAAAGCGTGGTTCAATAACACTGAATGTAACTGATGCTTTCTGGAAATCATATCCAAGCGGTCTGACTCAATTTGGTGATGTAACGGAAGACTGGACTTCTATCAGGGATACGCGTGTAGTCAATCTCGGAATTACATACAACTTCGGTAAAGGAAAAACCGGCAGAATGCGAAGAAATACCGGAGCAGATGAAGAGAAACAGAGAATTTAA
- a CDS encoding MarR family transcriptional regulator, producing MENLDLIFFYHLDKAIKTYRQFAQEKLKENGFDITIDQWLVLKAVSENQDINHNDLADAVFKDKASVTRIIELLVKGRYLKSEVHPDSGRKRKLTVTKKANSLLVAIRPLVLQNRRTALKNISNEEIIIAEKVLKRIALNCKKR from the coding sequence ATGGAAAATCTTGATCTGATATTCTTTTATCATTTAGATAAAGCAATTAAAACCTACAGACAATTTGCCCAGGAAAAGCTGAAGGAAAACGGCTTTGATATAACTATTGATCAATGGCTGGTACTGAAAGCTGTAAGTGAAAATCAGGATATCAACCATAATGATCTTGCGGATGCAGTATTCAAAGATAAAGCTTCTGTTACAAGAATAATTGAACTTTTAGTAAAAGGCCGGTATTTGAAAAGTGAAGTTCACCCTGACAGTGGAAGAAAACGCAAGTTAACAGTCACTAAAAAGGCGAATTCTTTACTTGTAGCAATCAGACCATTGGTATTACAGAACAGGAGAACCGCGCTTAAAAATATTTCTAATGAAGAAATTATCATTGCTGAAAAGGTACTCAAAAGAATTGCTTTGAATTGCAAAAAGAGATAG
- a CDS encoding AI-2E family transporter gives MEANVTKLPTYAKLSLILLGIIIFFYILVIGQDIIVPIVFSFIIAILLNPVVNYFCKKKINRVLAIVITLLLAMGLVAGLFYFLVAQISMFTESFPVFKEKFSAMFDETLKWVSQTFNVSEKKIDAWIEKTKGEGMKMSTNVIGQTLGTVSGVLVIVFLLPVYIFMILFYKSLLLEFISRLFKGSQHKVAEDVLFESKGLIQSYLVGLLFEALIVAVLNSVSLLIIGIQYAILIGIIGALLNFIPYIGGLVAIALPMLVAIATDTPIDALWVFMAYIVVQFVDNNFIVPAIVASKVKVNAFVSIIVVLIGGALWGISGMFLSIPLVAILKVIFDRIESLKPFGYLLGDDMHDSSRTIFHFGKKKK, from the coding sequence ATGGAAGCCAATGTAACTAAGTTGCCTACCTACGCGAAGCTGTCGTTAATTCTTTTAGGAATTATTATTTTCTTTTATATCCTGGTCATTGGACAAGATATAATAGTTCCAATTGTGTTTTCTTTTATCATTGCAATATTATTAAATCCTGTTGTAAATTATTTTTGCAAAAAAAAAATCAACAGGGTTTTGGCTATTGTCATAACCTTGTTACTGGCGATGGGCCTGGTGGCCGGCTTATTCTATTTTTTAGTTGCACAAATCTCAATGTTTACTGAAAGTTTTCCTGTTTTCAAGGAAAAGTTTTCGGCAATGTTTGATGAAACATTAAAATGGGTTTCGCAAACTTTTAATGTCAGCGAGAAAAAGATAGACGCCTGGATTGAAAAGACCAAAGGCGAAGGAATGAAGATGAGTACAAATGTCATCGGACAGACTCTCGGTACAGTAAGTGGCGTACTTGTGATCGTCTTCTTATTACCTGTTTATATTTTCATGATCTTGTTTTATAAATCACTACTACTTGAATTCATTTCCAGATTATTCAAAGGTAGCCAGCATAAAGTTGCTGAAGATGTTTTGTTCGAATCAAAAGGATTAATACAAAGTTATCTTGTCGGATTATTATTTGAAGCACTAATCGTAGCAGTCTTAAACTCTGTTAGTTTGTTGATCATTGGAATTCAGTATGCGATATTAATTGGAATTATCGGTGCACTTTTAAATTTCATTCCTTATATCGGCGGACTTGTTGCTATTGCATTGCCAATGTTGGTGGCAATTGCTACTGATACTCCGATCGATGCTTTGTGGGTATTTATGGCTTACATTGTCGTACAATTTGTAGATAATAATTTTATAGTTCCTGCTATAGTTGCAAGTAAAGTAAAAGTGAATGCTTTCGTATCGATTATAGTTGTATTGATAGGAGGTGCCTTATGGGGAATTTCAGGAATGTTCTTGTCGATTCCTCTCGTTGCAATCCTGAAGGTAATTTTTGATCGGATCGAAAGTCTGAAACCGTTTGGATATCTTCTGGGTGATGATATGCATGATTCCAGTCGGACCATCTTTCATTTCGGAAAGAAGAAGAAATAA
- a CDS encoding DUF1328 domain-containing protein — protein sequence MLKWTAIFFMIAVIAAIFGFTGIAEGAASVAKVLFFIFLVLVVITAILGVTIFKK from the coding sequence ATGCTAAAGTGGACAGCCATATTTTTTATGATCGCAGTAATCGCAGCAATTTTTGGATTTACAGGAATAGCTGAAGGAGCTGCCTCTGTAGCAAAAGTTCTTTTCTTTATATTTCTGGTTCTTGTTGTAATCACCGCAATTTTAGGGGTTACAATTTTCAAGAAATAG